One Aphidius gifuensis isolate YNYX2018 linkage group LG3, ASM1490517v1, whole genome shotgun sequence DNA window includes the following coding sequences:
- the LOC122853126 gene encoding kinetochore protein NDC80 homolog — translation MRSSASTGRQSSYNPPLRVSTMCPDEKSVATTKSEGRRTFKPRPSSEGSGIPKLRIGSDSSDGSRKSNLKQPGKTPLRSTTIMSQRTSTGMTPRAGRFHSDLPTGPRGRSSSAERCSTLGSQKMSKKDTRNLTNKSTQEAMLNRIDEYFRKQEKLDTSLSAVLNKNNSSFKPITLDSVVTATQFLCKKLDITTKPPLTKANYINELPKYGKNLKYPGNISKSWLITANTPHSYHHVLGWISWLVEIVDLKEKAVERFGKQIRDLPRDNLFRALLDLYVLWNHKKIKEEKLAENQYLQTVAEYSNATTEIFDNAQKEFDDVANKKRTIKDNAAKISYELDEITKKLEALKNDEDKQLQYIDEQEKCKIKYGNDSKSYEIEMKEIDIESKKITNENNQLIDEIKKQPMNAQQRDVKEQECISWRNFLKNIDEHLEELTKEIYKLDMNFSKSQTDLSKALFIFNRSIVCGIPENIMGKKLSELQMPEKITFEQNAKDLLKEKRKVIDEVKNQMMIEYDKTMLSFNNLTNEHEKLQDKLESIRRDKNELDAKNSEIKNSIKQCKIQGQEDEIKIRNQIIKLKDDIQKIKQSMPNIDTLSDELQEVQDQVEARSKKKLFLEQSGLRFFGRLHSMLSNHHNDILNIMSKLNDIKSWS, via the exons atgcgTTCATCAGCATCAACAGGACGTCAGTCCTCATATAATCCACCTCTAAGAGTATCAACAATGTGCCCAGATGAAAAATCAGTTGCTACAACAAAATCAGAAGGTCGTCGTACATTTAAACCAAGACCATCAAGTGAAGGTTCTGGTATTCCAAAATTAAGAATTGGCAGTGATTCATCAGATGGATCaagaaaatcaaatttaaaacaaccag gtAAAACACCACTAagatcaacaacaataatgtCTCAACGAACATCAACTGGTATGACACCAAGAGCTGGTCGTTTTCATTCTGATTTACCAACTGGTCCTCGTGGTAGATCATCATCAGCTGAACGTTGTAGTACACTTGGTAGtcaaaaaatgtcaaaaaaagaTACACgtaatttaacaaacaaatcAACTCAAGAAGCGATGTTAAATCgtattgatgaatattttcgTAAACAGGAAAAACTTGATACTTCATTATCAgctgtattaaataaaaataattcaagttttaaGCCAATAACACTTGATTCAGTTGTTACAGCAAcacaatttttatgtaaaaaacttgatataacAACAAAACCACCATTAACAAAGgcaaattatataaatgaattaccAAAATATGGTAAAAACCTTAAATATCCAGGTAACATATCGAAATCATGGTTAATAACAGCAAATACACCACATTCATATCATCATGTACTTGGATGGATATCATGGCTTGTTGAAATTGTTGATCTTAAAGAAAAAGCAGTTGAACGTTTTGGTAAACAAATTAGGGATTTACCacgtgataatttatttagagcACTATTAGATCTTTATGTATTAtggaatcataaaaaaattaaagaagaaaaattagctgaaaatcaatatttacaaACAGTTGCTGAATATTCAAATGCAACAAcagaaatatttgataatgcaCAAAAAGAATTCGATGATGttgctaataaaaaaagaactaTTAAAGATAATGCTGCtaaaatttcatatgaatTGGATGAAATTACTAAAAAGCTTGaagcattaaaaaatgatgaagataaacaattacaatatattgatgaacaagaaaaatgtaaaattaaatatggaaATGATAGTAAATCATatgaaattgaaatgaaagaaattgatattgaaagtaaaaaaattactaatgaaaataatcaattaattgatgaaatcAAAAAACAACCAATGAATGCACAACAACGTGATGTTAAAGAACAAGAATGTATTAGTTGgcgaaattttttaaaaaatattgatgaacaTTTGGAAGAATTAactaaagaaatatataaacttgatATGAATTTTTCCAAGAGTCAAACTGATTTATCAAaagcattatttatatttaatcgtAGTATTGTTTGTGGAATACCAGAAAATATTATgggtaaaaaattaagtgaatTACAAATGCcagaaaaaataacatttgaaCAAAATGCTaaagatttattaaaagaaaaaagaaaagttattGATGAagttaaaaatcaaatgatgattgagtatgataaaacaatgttgtcatttaataatttaacaaatgaacaTGAAAAATTGCAAGATAAACTGGAATCAATACGTCGTGACAAAAATGAACTTGATGCTAAAAAtagtgaaattaaaaattcaattaaacaatGTAAAATTCAAGGTCAAgaagatgaaattaaaataagaaatcaaataataaaattaaaagatgatattcaaaaaattaaacaatcaatGCCAAATATCGATACATTGAGTGATGAGCTACAAGAAGTTCAAGATCAAGTTGAAgcaagaagtaaaaaaaaattatttctcgaACAATCTGGTCTAAGATTTTTTGGTAGATTACATTCAATGTTGTCAAATCATCACAACGATATTCTTAATATTATGTCAAAGTTAAATGACATTAAATCATGGTCATAG
- the LOC122853122 gene encoding condensin complex subunit 3-like: protein MPAIKKIFDLMCEVFTRAQDKRTAHDQCIAILAKAYKNYDFDEFYEAYERCIKIPLSYVQKETLIENALEFGALFAVKVTPEVEDDDDEVSPFLKRVFDFILEKHSAKLPGVRYRICYFLNLILNSMGDNAYLSDELCNDIIAAMHKRMKDKSAKVRVQAVYALHRMQEPGDDECEVIDAYIYHLAHDPSSDVRKAIIKNIGRNKKTLQSVIERIHDIDYSVRKMAYLFLTKITPKSFKIKQRREILNNGLRDKNDEVSKIVREILLKAWLLYYDNEITKFLYALDTEIATDLGINVLNNLFKVLTVDDLIEQLPLDQDKKLIPIDKLSSENVLFWHCFSKYLQESKLTELFDQTLPELSYFCDHIRQYGENIVNNESTEDEEKITEQAILCQLFEMTKLYDLSDEVGRNRLKQLIEDTLISEIPELKLTEVIVEIYEKVVPNITSRVNTLTHIISDIRMPLRHSDDINLQSGDEEKNDSYTMSKCLGIMCAMLRSPTITSVTPIIRNLFNSVALTSVEHDDKYVQIQALNAVGLCLFLDSELAQKHIPMFFMVFTDSDNDFHEHWIMSLGIIFDLFLKHGLDHFNLVDPADDDEDDDNEKTTSFEASQLDTPNNHVIKMLLALFHYEVPAIQLKAVEGFIKLLLMGRINSVQIVSRLIVLLHNPDYRNPHLKEAVKSFFEYYPLLRKENQKILEKSFLPTILDIFNAPSDSKLFSIDPSIVGHFILDLTRYKIYKTETEDGHYTAHNNISYEILKEIVNPQSEHDVITLIKCLSYVNIKITDEALQNEMLEMCDAVIKELSSRNKSTLMSFKKFCNSIKPNEQVGDNVPEEQEEQEEPEEPVDDHDNIEDDDSDLE, encoded by the exons ATGccagctataaaaaaaatatttgatttaatgtGTGAGGTATTTACAAGAGCACAAGACAAACGTACAGCACATGATCAGTGTATTGCAATTTTAGCAAAGGCCTACAAAAAT tATGATTTCGATGAATTCTACGAGGCATATGAAAGATGCATTAAAATACCTTTGTCATATGTACAAAAAGAAACATTAATTGAAAATGCACTTGAATTTGGTGCATTATTTGCGGTTAAGGTTACACCAGAagttgaagatgatgatgatgaagtaTCACCATTTCTAAAACgtgtatttgattttatattagaaaaacaCAGTGCAAAATTACCTGGTGTACGTTATCgtatatgttattttttaaatttaatattaaattcaatgggTGATAATGCATATTTGAGTGATGAATTGTGTAATGATATTATTGCTGCAATGCATAAAAGAATGAAAGATAAATCAGCAAAAGTACGTGTACAAGCTGTTTATGCATTGCACAGAATGCAAGAACCTGGTGATGATGAATGTGAAGTTATTGACGcatatatttatcatctaGCACATGATCCAAGCTCAGATGTACGTAAagctattattaaaaatattggtagaaataaaaaaactctaCAAAGTGTTATTGAAAGAATACATGATATTGATTATTCAGTTAGAAAAAtggcatatttatttttaactaaaataacaccaaaatcatttaaaataaaacaacgtcgtgaaatattaaataatggaTTACgagataaaaatgatgaagtaTCAAAAATTGTcagagaaatattattaaaagctTGGCTATTATATTACgataatgaaataacaaaatttttatatgcatTAGATACTGAAATAGCAACTGATCTTGgtataaatgtattaaataatttatttaaagtattaACTGTTGATGATTTAATCGAACAATTGCcacttgatcaagataaaaaattaataccaattgataaattgtcaagtgaaaatgttttattttggcattgtttttctaaatatttacaaGAATCAAAATTAACtgaattatttgatcaaaCATTACCAGAGCTTAGTTATTTTTGTGACCATATTAGACAATATGGTGAAAATATTGTCAACAATGAATCAAcagaagatgaagaaaaaataactgaGCAAGCTATACTATGTCAATTGTTTGAAATGACCAAACTTTATGATTTATCTGATGAAGTTGGAAGAAATCGTTTAAAGCAATTAATTGAAGACACATTAATAAGTGAAATACCAGAACTTAAACTAACAGAagtaattgttgaaatatacGAAAAGGTTGTACCTAATATAACATCAAGAGTTAATACATTAACACATATTATTAGTGATATTAGAATGCCATTGAGACACtctgatgatattaatttacaatctggtgatgaagaaaaaaatgattcttATACAATGTCAAAGTGCCTTGGTATAATGTGTGCAATGTTAAGATCACCAACAATAACATCAGTAACACcaattattagaaatttatttaatagtgTTGCATTAACAAGTGTTGaacatgatgataaatatgtaCAAATACAAGCACTAAATGCTGTAGGTCTTTGTCTATTTTTAGACTCTGAATTAGCTCAAAAACATATACCAATGTTTTTCATGGTATTCACTGATAGTGATAATGATTTTCATGAACATTGGATAATGTCATTGggtattatatttgatttgtttttaaaacatGGTCTTGATCATTTTAATCTTGTTGATccagctgatgatgatgaagatgatgataatgaaaaaacaacaagttttGAAGCATCACAATTGGATACACCAAATAATCATgttattaaaatgttattagcTTTATTTCATTATGAAGTACCAGCAATACAATTAAAAGCTGTTGAAGGTTTTATCAAGCTTTTACTTATGGGAAGAATAAATAGTGTACAAATTGTTTCACGTCTTATTGTACTACTTCATAATCCAGATTATCGTAATCCACATCTTAAAGAAGCTGTTAAATCATTCTTTGAATATTATCCATTATTGagaaaagaaaatcaaaaaatacttgaaaaatcatttctACCAACAatacttgatatatttaatgcaCCATCTGatagtaaattatttagtatTGATCCTTCTATTGTTGgtcattttattttggatttaacaagatataaaatttataaaacagaAACAGAAGATGGTCATTATACTgctcataataatatttcatatgaAATTCTAAAAGAAATTGTTAATCCTCAAAGTGAACATGATGTAATAACTCTTATTAAATGTTTGAgttatgttaatattaaaataactgaTGAGGCATTACAAAATGAAATGCTAGAAATGTGTGATGCTGTTATAAAAGAATTGTCAAGCAGAAACAAAAGTACCTTgatgagttttaaaaaattttgtaattcaaTAAAACCAAATGAACAAGTTGGTGATAATGTTCCAGAAGAACAAGAAGAACAAGAAGAACCAGAAGAACCTGTTGATGATCATGATAATATTGAGGATGATGATTCTGAcctagaataa